Part of the Labrenzia sp. PHM005 genome is shown below.
CGGCTATCACGGCCCATGGGCGATGGGGTGATCCGGCACACCACCAGAGAGATCGTTGTTGGAAAGGCCGGGGTGATCCGGCCTTTTGCTATTTTGGCCAGCCGTTTTTCAAACCCGGACAATTGGAAGGTCGGGTATCTGGGGTGAAGAGTTGTCCAAGTCATCCCTCACTGCTTTTTCCGGATCTCCAAGCGGTCGGCGGCAACGGACAAGACCTCTAGGATTTCCACTTGATCTCCGTGTTCAATGCGGACCTTCAGGCCATCTTCTTCGTCAATTTCCCACCGGCCTTCGGTGACGTTGCTAACATCGGCAGGGCCGATCCCGGCTCCCGCATATGAGTTGTCGTTGTTGAGCCGGAAGGCCGCGCGCCCACGGCTCGGCGGTAGTTGATGTTGTGGCGGGCGGAACACCATTGAGTCAGCAGTGTCTTCCTCGCTTGAATGGATCCACTCTCCGAGCAAGGGCGTGGCCCCAGTTTTCTTCTGTCCCATGTGTCCTCGGTCTCAAAGCTGTAGGTTCCGTGCCGGCTATTTGAGACCGGCACAGCCTATTATCCAGTCTTGCTAGACCCAGGATACACCATCAAACATCAGTTCCGAATGTTCGCCCTGTTCGCTGGCCGTTTCGCGGCTCGCCATTGCTTCAGGGTTGATCAAATCACCAGCTACAAATGCTGGAGTTCCGACCGGAGTTAAGCCCTCCGACTCAGTTAAAGCTCTGCGCGGCCCTGCCAATGCGGCGTTCATGCGCGCAACTTGTCCCTTGGTGAACATGAACATTGCCGCATCGTTTACATAGTCCATATAATTCATGAACATGTCCCCATGAGGCCCGTTGTTACAGGACATTTTCGGGAAAGACGGGGTTCCGGTGTTGGAGCCCGCCTGGTTGGGTGTATCGACGACATTGTCTGACCCCTGACAACCGATGCCATCGTCTCCCCAGATATGTAAGAGATCCAGGTAATGGCCAACCTCGTGGACCGCTGTCCGGCCGAGATTAAACGGGGCATTTGCTGTGCCTTCCGAACCAAAGGCTGTGGTGTTGATCACCACCCCGTCCGTTGCCGCCGGACCTCCGGGAAATTGCGCGTATCCCAGCAACCCGCCTTCGATGTTACAGACCCACATGTTTAAATACCGGTCGGTCGGCCAGGCGGCTTTGCCGAACTCATCGTGTTTGATCGCGCTGTCCAACTTCGCGATTGCAGCCGGATCGAAGCGGTCATAGGGGAATTCTTCCATCGACGTCCAGGTGCGGGTAATGCCGGTGGTTTCGTTTCCCATCGGGTCCCGTATAGCCAGTGCAAATTCGATCATGGGATCGGCAACAAACGGTTTGAAGGGATCGGGTACTTTGCTGAGATCTGCATTTTTTGCCCGGTAATCTTCATTCAGAATTCTGATCTGACTGTCGATTTGGCTCTGCGAAATGTTCTCTTCCGTTTCGTTGAAGAGAATATGTACAACAACTGGAATTCTGACAATCGATGTGCGTTCGGCCAGTCTCGCAGTACGGGAAAATGTCTCGATCCGGCGGCGGTTGGTTTGGTAGGTTTCATTTGTCGCAGCGAGATATTTGTGATGTTCCATCACAGCGCAGTGCCTGGAGTGTTTGTCCGGTTTCGAACTCGCTTTCGCTTTCTTCGCCATAATATTCCTCCCAAAAGCAGGGTGTATGAAAAAGGGTTTTGAGATCAAATTTTACTACTTTTACGTGGGAATTGTGGCGGCAACACTTGGCTTTTGTCCAGAAAGTATCGTGTTTTTTCGTTGTGTCCGGCCGGTGAAATGTCTAAATGGCGGTGAAAACCACTTTCTGCAGTCTGGGATATTCCCGCTCACGCGAGTGTGATTTGGCGTGCATAGGTTCTCTTAACTCTCTTCGATAAAATCAGCTCATGTTTCGCATACTGCTCATCATTGGCCTTCTATTCGCTGGCGCAACCCAAGGGTTCGCGCGCAAGGTGGATGTTGCCGTTGACGATGTGCCGTCTTACCTCAGTCTGGACCAGGTTGTTGCTGAGCTTCGAGCTGCCGATTGTTGTGACGAAACCGTGGTGATTCAGGCGAAGTCGACCTATTGCAAATCCGACTGCAAAGGCGTGATCGCTGGTCTTTTGGCCGTGCCCCATAAATCCGCGCAAGTGCCGGATGGTCTGGTGTCTACGCGTCAGAGTTCTGTGTCCGATTACCTGGAGCCAGGCCCTCCCAAGTCCTGAAATTTCACAGTTTTGACGGATCAAAGAATCCGCCTCAAGATCAATGAAATTCAGGAGACATCCCGTGATTACCAGACGAGACCTGCTGCTTGGAAGTGCAGCCGTGCTTGCCGCCTCACAGCCGCTTGTGGCTGAAGCGCACCACACCGCGAAATACAAGAATTTTAAAGTCGATCCACAATATGAACCGCAGTCCGTGCGTTATGGTTTCCGCTATGAACGCGGAACCATCGTGGTCGACCCGAAGAACCATTTCCTCTACCTGATCGAAGGGTTTGGCAAGGCGCGCCGCTATGGCGTTGGTGTCGGCAAGGCCGGACTTGCCTTCAAGGGCAATGCGAGCGTGGAGCGCAAAGCCGAATGGCCTAGCTGGCGGCCGACCAAGAATATGATCCGCCGGGAGCCGGGAAAATACGCCAAATACGCCAAGGGTGTGCCAGGCGGTTTGAACAATCCGCTCGGGGCCCGCGCGCTGTATCTTTATAAGAACGGCCGGGACACCATGTACCGCATTCATGGAACCACACAGCCGAAGTCCATTGGCCGGTCGGTCTCCAACGGATGTATCCGTATGATCAACGATCATGTCATCGATCTCTATAACCGCGTTCCGCTCGGAACCAAGGTTGTGGTGCTTTAAAACTTATCGATCCGGATACATCTGAAATGACAAGAAACGTGACACGGCGTCAGGCCCTGTCCGGCGGTTTGGCCATGGTTGGCCTTGCGCTGGCTGGCTGTTCGCCAACACGCACAGCGCCCGCACCGCAACCGGTTCGGCCGCCGGTCGATCGTGACTTCATCTTAAATTATGGCTCGCGGCCGAACGAAGAGTTTCCGCTGCCGGCGATTGATCCAAAGGTCCTGGAACCGAAATTCCGCCGCACACGTGTGGCGTATCAGAGCAATGAGGACGACGGGACGATCATCGTCGATACGACCAGTTTCTATCTCTATCTGGTTGAACCGAGCGGGACGGCCATGCGGTATGGCGTTGGTCTCGGACGGCAAGGTTTTGAGTGGTCCGGACGGGCGCGGGTTGCCTGGAAACGGCCCTGGCCGACCTGGACGCCGCCAGCTGAAATGATTGCCCGGGAGCCGCATTTGGAAAAATACAGTGCCGAGAACGGCGGCATGCAACCCGGTTTGGGCAATCCGCTCGGAGCCCGGGCGCTGTACATCTTCCAGGGCAATGTCGACACGCTCTACCGTCTGCACGGCACCAACGAACCGGCCTCCATCGGCAAGGCTGTGTCCTCCGGATGTGTCCGCCTCATCAATCAGGATGTGATCGATCTTTACGACCGTGTCCGGCCCGGAGCCAAGATCGTGGTGACGTGATCTGGGCCGCAGTAGATCTCAAAAATTCGAACAGGTGACCTCATGAAAAAGCACAGGAAACCGAAGAAACAAACGTCTAATAAACCTCAGTTGCAGAAGGCCAAGACCAGGCATAATGATGTCTCTGCCGGGCGCCGCAATTTCCTGCGGCTCACCCGCAATATTGTCATCGGCGCAGGTGTCGTCGGCGGAGTTGGCTATGCGCTTGCCAGCAATGTCATCAACACCCTGAACGAACACGATCTGACGCGGGTTGGCAATGGGACGCCGACTATCGTGCAGGTCCATGATCCGAATTGCTCTTTGTGTCTGGCCTTGCAGAAGGAAACCCGATCCGCCTTGAAGCAGTTTCAGGACGGCCGGCTGGACTATGTGATTGCCAATATAAAGTCCGCGAGTGGCCGGGCCTTTGCCAACCGCTACGGTGTTCAGCATGTCACTCTCTTGCTGTTTAACGCGGACGGCGAACTCAAGAACATCTTGCAAGGACAGCGTGGATCGCATCAGCTGAGGGCCGAGTTTTCAAGATTATTAGCCGGGTAAGTATCTGGAGCGGCTACTGCTTGATCAGCGGTATGAAAACGAATAGCTGCCGCCCCGGACTTGATCCGGGGTCAAGTCTTGCTTGTAAACGGTCCCGGCTCGGAAGTCGGGACGGCAAAGCCGGAAAGCGCCAGCACCAAATCCGCCGCGAGGAGGCCCTCCGGCGTTTTGGCTAAAAGTTCTTTCCTAAGCCACAGGAGTGGCGGGGCGCGCCGGGCCTTGCCTGCGCAACATAAAAAACAAGAGTCTTCGGCAAAGCTTGACTGCCCCGCCCGGGCTGTTTGGTGCGCGCCGTGGCACAGCACCGGCCAGACTCGAAGTGCGGGGTGTCAATCCGCCCTCCGCAGCACGCCCAGCCGGCCGCTACTCGGTGTTGCCGCTGCAGGGTCACCGCCGTCCATTATCGCGCCGGACCCCGGTCCGGTTCGTTACACCGGCCCGTCAGCCCCGCCCGATCCGCTCCCTCATGAGGGACGGTCCCCCAAAAAGCCCGTGTGAGCGGATACACGATCATCATACGCTAGGGGAGTGGGGCGTGGATAAGAATTCTTTGTGTCAGGAAAGGCGTCCGTCTGTTGCCAAGAGCGCAAACGACGGATGTTCCGGAAAAACCGGACGCAGGCCCTATTGTCAGGGCTGTCGCGGCTGGAAAAACCACGTTGCCCTCATATCAGTCCCGCGGGGAGCTGTGTCGCCTGACTCCACTGTTTGGGCGATTGTCCATACAGGCGTTTGAATTCGCGGCTGAACTGTGAGGAACTCGCATAGCCCACGTCCCAGGCCGCTTCGCTCACGTTCATTCCGCCGGCAATCTTCATGGCGGCGTGATTCAAGCGCATGGATTTCGCGAACTGGATCGGTGACATCGAAGTTGCCTGTTTGAACTTGCGGTGAAACACGGCCCGGCTCATACCGGCGTGTGCGGCCATGTCATCAATGGTGACCAGTTCATTCAGGCGTGCTGACAGGAATTGAATGGTTCGGGCGATTTCGTTGCCAACCCCGAAAGCTCGGCGCGCGGCGATACCCGCGTCACCCTTCAAAACGGCATAATAGAGTTCGCGGAGCCTGCCTTCCCCGAGAACCGCTGCATCCAACGGGTTAGAGGCAAGTTGGATAAGCCTGTGCAGGGCATCGGTGAAGGCTGCATCCCACTCGGCAAGCGCCAGCCCCGGTGGCGGCGCGCCGCCGCCAGTTCTCTGGATAGAGCCAGTGGCGCTCTCAATCTCAATGGTCAGTTCGGTCATCACCCGCGTGTCAAGGGAGATTATGACGCCGAGGAGCGGTTTCTCCAGTGAGGCAGTTGGCGTGCCTGCCTCCACCGGCATCGACATCGGGCAACAAAGATACCGTCGGCTGTCATAAACATGCCGTTTGCCGTCCAGAATGGCTTCTTTGGCACCGTTGACAATGGCAACGACTGTAGGCTCGTAAACCGCAGGTGTGCAGGCTATCGGTTCTGTAACGCGGAAGAGCTGCACGCCCTTTACCCCGGTTTCGACCAATCCGGCATCTGGGAGGCAGGCGTCGATGATCTGTCTGATCTGTTGTCTGCTCATATCGTGGACTTGCCATGGGAAAGTGCCTAATGCAACTCTTTTGAGACAATCAGGCATGTTTTGAAGATTAATTCGCCTGCTTTTTCTCTGTTTCGATACCTATGTTTTATTTCATGTCGGCGGGAATGTCCCGCCGAAAACAAGTAGCCAGCCTTTGCTGGAAGGAGCATGACGTGGAAAATAGATTTGGGCCAAAAGGCTGGACACCGGAGCGCCTTGGGTCTCTTGCGGGCAAAACCTATGTGATCACCGGTGCAAACGGGGGCGCTGGTTTTGAGGCTTCGCGGGTATTCCTGTCAAAGGGCGCGCGCGTGGTGATGATGAACCGCAGTGCGGAGAAGTCAGTTGGGGCCATTGATGCTTTAAAACAGGAGTTCGGGCCGGACGCTGAGGTCAGTTTCATCCGCATGGACCTTGCCGTATTGGAAAGCGTGCGGGAGGCGGCAGCGGAAATCCGGTCAACAGTTCCCCAAATAGACGCCCTCATTTGCAACGCGGCCATAGCGCAGGTGGCCACACAACAGCTTACTGTGGACGGCTTTGAAAGCCAGCTTAGCGTGAATTACTTCGGTCATTTTCTGCTGTGTGGGTTGTTGTACGAGCGTGTTGAACAATCCAAGGGCAGGATCGTGGTGGTTGGCAGCAATGGCTATAAGATGGGCGACAAACGGATCCGGTTCGAAGACCTGAACTATGGCAAGGACTACTCCGCATGGAACGCCTACGCCCAGAGCAAACTGGCCCAGATGATATTTGGTTATGAGCTTCAGCGCCGGGGGCAGGCAGCTGGCAAGGCCGTACAGGTCCACGTTTGTCACCCCGGCGCGTCGCGAACCGGATTGATCCGCGACACGGCAAGTCTCACCACAAGGGTGCTGGCCACTTTGCTTTCGCCGCTGGCACAATCCGCAGAGCGAGGCTCCTGGCCAGAGGTCATGTGCGCCACGGAAGAGGGGCTGGAACCAGCAAAATATTACGGACCAACGAAGTTCGAAATGGTCGGCCCAGTTGGGGAGTGTGCGCTGGAAGCATTCGCTCTGGACCGAGAACAGGCTGCCAAGCTTTGGGCACTCTCCGAGGAGAAAACAGGATGGAACTGGTCGCTGTAGGCGGCACGTTTCTCGAGCGCCATTTGCTGGGCAGACCGCAGCTTTCGGATTTCTGCCGCATGTTGATGCTAAAAACGACGCCTGCGGAGGTGTGATCGTTATATGGCAAAAGGGGACGTGATCGTACTGGGTGGAACTGGGTTCCTCGGACACCGGGTCGTTCGGAAGCTGCTGGAGCGCGGACACTCAGTTGCTGTCGGGACCCGGTTTCCTGAAAAGATTGCTCGCCACTCCAAGATTTGGGGGCGTGAGGTTCGTCCGGTCAAGGTCGACCTGCTGAACGATGAGGTTTTGAGCCGCGCCCTTGATGGTGCGGGAACTGTGATCAACTGCATCGGGTTTTATGTTGAAACGCGCGATCAAACCTTCTGGGACGTTCATGTCGACGCGGCGTGCAAAATCGCAGACGCCGTCGAGGCTTCCGGGACTTGCAAGCTGATCCACATTTCCGGGATTGGGGCGTCTCCGATGGCCCGCTCAGCCTATGTTCGCGCGCGCGGTGAGGGCGATGAGGCGGTCCGCAGTGCCTGTGCAAATACCATCATCTTACGGCCAAGCGTTTTGTTCAGCCGTAGCGGCGCCTTTTTCGGTGACCTAGATGCAATCATACGGATGCTTCCAATTGTGCCGCTTTTCGGCACAGGCGGGACACGGCTTCAACCCGTTTTCGTTGGCGACGTCGCTGAAGCTATCTGCGAGGCTGCAGATCAGACCGATAATTCTGGAGCAATCTATGAGCTCGGCGGGCCTGACGTGTTCAGCTATCGTGAGATCGTGACCCGACTCGCCGCCCGCTCGGGCCGGCGCCGGTTGCTGCTGCCAGTGCCATTTCCAATCTGGTGGCTGCTTGCTGACCTGGCAAGCCATTTACCGCGCCCGCCGGTCACTTCTGGGCAGGTGGACCTGATGCAACGGGATAACATCGTTGCCACTTCGGCCAAGACCTTCGCAGACCTCTCAATTGTTCCAAAATCTGCCACGTCTCTGGATCTGGTTTGATAGGACTTGCTTCACGCGAAAACTGTATTCAGGGGGACGGTAACAGTTGACGCAGATAATACAAATTGCGTGGATCGAAGTGGAAACGATGTTCTGCTTGGTGAAATTCAGCCCGTCAACAGATCCGTCACACGTGTCATCAGCATCAAAAACTCGGCCTCCTTGCCAGGTGTTTTGACATCCAGATCCGCGTGATCGCGCAGGAAAACGTTTGGCTCCATTTCGCCTTCGGACATGGCCAGCAGCGCTTCATATCCGGTCGTGAAAATGAGATCTGGGTTTGCCGAAGCGGAGTACCGTGCGTTGATGGTGCCATTTTCAACCTGAAGATCGATTGCCTCGCCATCGACGCGCAGTTCTGCGCGGAAAGATAGATCGTCCGTTGGAACCCGCTTGGCTGCCGCGCCTAAGGTGGTGGCAACGGTCCTGAGATTTCCGGGTCTAATCGTTGGAACCTCCGGTTTGAACTGCCCGCCAAACATAGCCAGCTCAAAAATGACATTGCCGGTCTGCCGGCCAAGATCAGTCAGTTCATAAACAGTGGTGCCATGGCCAGCGTCCTGTTTTTCGATCAAGCCGTCGTCGGCAAGCTTGGCTAGCCGTTCGGTCAAAAGGTTCGCTGCGATACCGGTCAATCCCCGTTGAAGTTCTGAAAACCGGGCTGGGCCTGCATGCAGATCCCGCAGGATCAACAAGGTCCAGCGGTCTCCGATCCGGTCGAGCGCGCGAGCAATCGGGCACAGCAATTTGTAAGACCGGGCTTTGGTCATTTTGTCCTCACGGTTTTGTTACTTTAAAAAATAAAGTGATCACTTTATTTATCTAACCAGAAACTAGACAGGAGACCCGCCGTGTCAACACTGCCGAACATTCTGGTTACCAGCGCTGCCGGAAAAACCGGTTTGCCGCTCACCCTTCAACTGCTCGAAAAGGCCTTTCCTGTTCGGGCTTTCGTCCGCAAACGCGATAACCGGTCCGACCTGCTGGCCAAGGCAGGCGCTGAAATCATTGTCGGCGATCAATATGCCTTGAGCGACATGCGCAAAGCGATGGCCGGGATGCAACGGGCTTACCAATGTGCGCCGACCGCGCCGAATGGATTGCACTACAATGCGGTGTTCACTGTTGCTGCGGTCGAGGCACAGCTTGAGCATGTTGTGACTTTGGGCCAGTGGCTGTCGGCGGCCGATCATCCGTCCTTGTTCACCCGCGAAATCTATTTGTCTGACACACTCATTCGAATGCCATCCGGCATGACAGTGACCTCGGTCAATCCCGGCTGGTTCGCCGACAATTATCTGATGGTACTGGATATGGCCGCGCATCTCGGCCTGTTCGCGATGCCGCTCGGTGAGGGCAGCGTCAAAAAGAACGCTCCGCCGTCCAACGAGGACATCGCCAGCGTCGCAGCAGCAGCCTTGATCGACCCAACATCTCATGCGGGAAAAACCTATCGGCCGACCGGACCTGAGTTGTTGTCGCCCAACGACATCGCTGCGGCCATGGGCCGGGCGCTGGGCCGGAAAGTCTCCTATATGGACATTTCTGAAAAGATGATGACCAAGGCACTTCGGGCCCATCCGCCGTCCAACTACTCCGAAGCCGCGGTCTCACAGCTTGCCATTTATGCAGAAGAATACCGGCGCGGCGCCTTTGCCGTGACCGCGCCAACCGATCATGTTGCCAAGGTCGGTGGCCGACTACCTGAGACCTTTGAAAGCATTGTCCGGCGGACGATCGCGGAACGGCCAGATCTCAAGGCACGCTTTTCCAAGCGGATTGGCGCTTTGGCCGGTTTTGCAAAGATGCTGCTGACGCCTGCCTTGGACCTGGATGAGATCCAAAGAGAGCGGGACTACGTCCGGATTGCCCAACCCCAGTTCTGTCAGGACACACCGGAGTGGCAGGAAACCCATTCTTCTGCCGCGCTGAGGACACCGCTGCGGCAGGCATCCTGATTTTTCATGACATCTAAGACGACCTGATCCCAAACCTCCAGGAGATCCATCACATGACAGCCACTTCAATCTTGTTGGAACGTAACCAGGCTCTAGCCGAAGGTTTTGATGCCGCGGATCTACCGATCCTGCCGAAACTCGGTACCATGATCCTCACTTGTATCGATGCCCGGGTCGACCCAGCCCATATCCTTGGCCTGGAGCTTGGGGAAGCCGTTGTGATCCGCAACAACGGCGGACGGGTAACCGATGCTGTGATCCAGGAAATCGGTGCTATTGCCTTCATGGTCAAGCAGATGAGCGGTGGACAAGGGGGCGGGTTCGAGCTGGTGATCCTGCAGCATACTCAGTGTGGTGCGCAGCGTTTGGCTGATCCTGAGATGCAACAGGCGCTGAAAAAAAACCTCGGTATCGACGTGTCGCAGTCAGCAATCCATGATCATGAGGAGACGATGAAAGACGATATCAAGCGACTGCGCAGCGCCCCGGAAATCCCGGACAACATCGTTGTGTCTGCGCTGCTCTATGATGTGAAAACGGGCGCTGCACGCGAAATCGTTGCGCCAAAAATGCTTGGAGGGAGAGCTTAGAGCCTGTCGCATCTAATTGGTTTCATTTGACCGCGACACATTTGATCTCTGGCTAGGCGGTTTGCGTGCGATGGTGTGATCACCATAAGCGCAAAACAACGACGCAAGTGAGCAAATGTGTCCGGCCCTTTTTCTTTCGCTTTTTGATATTGATGGGTGTAGAAAATCGGCCCATCGGCAGCGTTGCGCCGCTCACACGATCAACCAGATCGCGTTTCACGAACGCGCCTAGCCGAAGGAGCCGTTTTTCAGCATCAAATGGATCCAATTAGATGCGACAGGCTCTAACTTCCCAGCTTATCTGAAAATAGGTTCGGGCTGGAAAGTTCCATAACCGATGCCCGGACCAAGATCTCAAAAACTCGCACTTAAATGATCGATCAGGGCACGGACCCGCCGAGTCAGATGCCGGTTGGGCGGATAGAGCGCGTAAAGACCAAAAACACTGGTTCGATAGTCCGGTAGAACCCTCTCCAAGCGGCCATTTTCCAGCTCGTCTTCGATCGCGTAATAGGGTGCAAGCGTGATGCCGAGACCGCCGATGGCCATGCGGGCCAGCGCTCCGGGAGAGTTGGTCTGAACGGCGCCGTGCAGCCGCACGACATGTTCCTGATCCCTGGAAAAGAACCGCCAGACATTTAGCTCAACCTGATTGTTGTCGACGAGGCAGACATGGGTGCTGAGGGCTTCCGGCGCGGACGGCCGGCCATGCCGATTGAGATAATCCGGTGCGGCGCATAGTACCAGCTCCATGTCGGAGAGCTTTTTCGCTATCAGTGTTGAATCCCGCAAGGCGCCAATTCGAACAGCCAAGTCAAACCCTTCTTCAACCAGAGCGACCCGGTTGTCCGTCAACTTCATGTCGAGTTCGACATCCGGATTTTCTTTCAAAAACGGGATCAATGCCTGTACGAGTTTTGTGCTGCCAAATCCTGTTGGTGCGGTTAGGCGGATGGGACCGGAGAGGGCGGTCTGGCGTTCGCGCACCAAAGAATCCAACTCATCCATCTGCTCCAGAAGTGGGCGGGAGCGTTCCAGATAAGCAGCGCCAACATCGGTCAGCGAAACACTGCGTGTGGTCCGGTTGAACAGCTGGGTCTGCAACTGGCTTTCGAGCTGTTGGACGTATTTGCTAACCAGCTTGGTTGACAAACCGAGACGGCGGCCGGCTCCGGTAAAGGACCCTTCTTGAGCCACAGCAACGAACGCTCTGATGGTTTCAATCTTGTCCACGTGGGGGCTCTCTTTGGCTATATTGTCTCCGTAATATACATAATCATTGAATAGATTGGAGTATTATATCTTTTTTGTGGATCTGCATATTTCGTTCAGCGCGACACCAAAGACAGTTCACGTGTTTCGCGATCATAAAATTTCAGGAGAACGAAATGTCCAATGCCGTCAAAGTTTACAGCTTCCCGCTGTCTGGTCACTCACATCGGATCGAGCTTTTTGCCAGCCTTGCCGGAATCAATCATGAGATCATCAAGGTTGATTTGGCCGTAGGTGAACACAAGCAGCAGCCGTTCCTCAAACTCAATCCGCTTGGCAAGGTGCCGGTGATCGAAGACGGTGATGTTGTCCTCTCGGATTCGAATGCAATTCTGGTCTATCTGGCCCGGAAATATGCATCCAACTGGTTGCCAACGGATCCCGTTGAAGAAGCTGAAGTCCAAAGAATTCTGTCGCTTGCGGCCAATGAAATCGCCAATGGACCGGCAGCAGCGCGGTTGGCAAATGTCTTTGGTGCGGACGTTGACACCGACCGGGCGAAGGGTATCGCAGCGGTCGTTTTCGAGTATTTCGAAACCCACCTGAATGACCGGGAGTGGCTTGTTGGCTCCAAGCCGACGATCGCAGATATCGCGGTCTATACCTACACGGCGCATGCACCGGAGGGAGATATTTCTCTCAAGGATTATCCGAAAATCCAGGCTCTGCTGGCCCGCATCGAAGCGTTGCCAGGGTTTGTGCCGATGCCGAAAACACCGGTTGGCTTGGCCGCATAAACTTTGCTTGGAGGAGGGGCATTTGCCCCTCCTTCCGCCGCAGTTTCCTAAGAAATTGTAGTCAGGATGAGTTTGATGACTGTGTTTCATTCACCGGAAGACACTGCCGGTACGCCGTCCCCGTTTCATTACGGAGAACAACAGGTACAGGAGCGGCTGGGCGTGCGGCAAATCGAAGATTTTGCCCGTAAGGTGATCCGGCCGTATATGCCCGATCAGCACCGCAACTTTTTTGAAGCGCAGCCGTTTCTGATCGTGTCTGCACGGGACAATCACGGACGACCGTGGGCCACGGTCCTGGAGGGCGCGGAAGGTTTTGTGGCATCTCCGGATCCAGAAACTCTGACGATTGGGGCCAGGCCGGTCCCTGGCGATGCGTTGGAGCAGTCATTTTCGACTGGGACCGATATCGGCATTCTTGGGATCGAACTGGAGACTCGCCGGCGCAATCGTGTCAACGGGCATGTCGCGGACAATCGCGACGGGCAGATTTCGTTTGCGGTCGGCCAATCCTTTGGCAATTGCCCGCAATACATTCGCGAACGTCCCTATTGGCGTGTCTCCGAGCGAACGCCAGGGCCGGTACAACGCGGGGGCGGATTGTCGGAGACCCAGCAGGACTGGATCCGGGCAGCGGATACCTTCTTCATTGCCAGCGGCTATCGCGGTGAGGGCGAAGACAGATCCTTTGGAATGGATGTCTCCCACCGCGGCGGGGAGCGTGGTTTTATTGAGGTGATCGATGACCGCACCATCCGGTTTCCGGACTATGCCGGGAACAATCATTACAACA
Proteins encoded:
- a CDS encoding carbonic anhydrase, translated to MTATSILLERNQALAEGFDAADLPILPKLGTMILTCIDARVDPAHILGLELGEAVVIRNNGGRVTDAVIQEIGAIAFMVKQMSGGQGGGFELVILQHTQCGAQRLADPEMQQALKKNLGIDVSQSAIHDHEETMKDDIKRLRSAPEIPDNIVVSALLYDVKTGAAREIVAPKMLGGRA
- a CDS encoding glutathione S-transferase family protein gives rise to the protein MSNAVKVYSFPLSGHSHRIELFASLAGINHEIIKVDLAVGEHKQQPFLKLNPLGKVPVIEDGDVVLSDSNAILVYLARKYASNWLPTDPVEEAEVQRILSLAANEIANGPAAARLANVFGADVDTDRAKGIAAVVFEYFETHLNDREWLVGSKPTIADIAVYTYTAHAPEGDISLKDYPKIQALLARIEALPGFVPMPKTPVGLAA
- a CDS encoding LysR family transcriptional regulator: MDKIETIRAFVAVAQEGSFTGAGRRLGLSTKLVSKYVQQLESQLQTQLFNRTTRSVSLTDVGAAYLERSRPLLEQMDELDSLVRERQTALSGPIRLTAPTGFGSTKLVQALIPFLKENPDVELDMKLTDNRVALVEEGFDLAVRIGALRDSTLIAKKLSDMELVLCAAPDYLNRHGRPSAPEALSTHVCLVDNNQVELNVWRFFSRDQEHVVRLHGAVQTNSPGALARMAIGGLGITLAPYYAIEDELENGRLERVLPDYRTSVFGLYALYPPNRHLTRRVRALIDHLSASF